One window from the genome of Phocoena phocoena chromosome 15, mPhoPho1.1, whole genome shotgun sequence encodes:
- the SBDS gene encoding ribosome maturation protein SBDS: MSIFTPTNQIRLTNVAVVRMKRAGKRFEIACYKNKVVGWRSGVEKDLDEVLQTHSVFVNVSKGQVAKKEDLISAFGTDDQTEICKQILTKGEVQVSDKERHTQLEQMFRDIATIVADKCVNPETKRPYTVILIERAMKDIHYSVKPNKSTKQQALEVIKQLKEKMKIERAHMRLRFILPVNEGKKLKEKLKPLIKVIESEDYGQQLDIVCLIDPGCFREIDELVKKETKGKGSLEVLSLKDVEEGDEKLE; the protein is encoded by the exons ATGTCGATCTTCACCCCCACCAACCAGATCCGCCTGACCAATGTGGCCGTAGTACGAATGAAGCGAGCCGGGAAGCGCTTCGAAATCGCCTGCTACAAAAACAAAGTCGTGGGCTGGCGGAGCGGCGT GGAAAAAGACCTTGATGAAGTTCTGCAGACCCACTCAGTGTTTGTAAATGTCTCTAAAGGTCAGGTTGCAAAGAAGGAAGATCTCATCAGTGCGTTTGGAACAGATGACCAGACTGAAATCTGTAAGCAG attttaactaAAGGAGAGGTTCAAGTGTCAGATAAAGAACGGCACACACAGCTGGAGCAGATGTTTAGGGACATTGCAACTATTGTGGCCGACAAATGTGTGAACCCTGAAACAAAGAGACCGTACACCGTTATCCTTATCGAGAGAGCCATGAAGGACATCCACTATTCGGTCAAACCCAACAAGAGTACAAAACAGCAG GCTTTGGAAGTGATAAAGCagttaaaggagaaaatgaagataGAACGTGCTCACATGAGACTTCGGTTCATTCTTCCAGTGAATGAAGGgaagaagctgaaagaaaaacTCAAGCCACTCATCAAGGTTATAGAAAGTGAAGACTATGGTCAACAGTTAGATATT GTGTGTCTCATCGACCCCGGCTGCTTCCGAGAAATCGATGAGCTCgtaaaaaaggagacaaaaggcaAAGGCTCTTTGGAAGTACTCAGTTTGAAAGACGTGGAAGAAGGAGATGAGAAATTGGAGTGA